Proteins encoded within one genomic window of Candidatus Kryptoniota bacterium:
- a CDS encoding penicillin-binding transpeptidase domain-containing protein, with the protein MAIVVRLGFVQGVRGFFYQRVALRQYESRVPLHANRGLIYDRNGSLIVSNNYGYSFAADPQLLDASAKKEVAQKFSAVFGKPASYFEDKLNSKSHFVWLARNVDSDQSASLAQLKVYGLIRLQEQQRLYPYGSVAGQVLGFTNVDGKGASGIELEFDSLLAGRDGYEIMQRDGIGRRMPSVDYPKVDPVPGCSVQLTLDMNIQQIVDEELAAGVQKTKAESGTAVFMDPSTGEVLTIANYPSFNPSDYQKYQLADARDRSITDVFEPGSTFKVVTASAALEEGLEKPGDMIFAENGRYTLYGRVIEDFESAGWITFRQAVEISSNIAFSKVGRKIPPDKFYRYARDYGFGVPTGVELPGEVPGDLEKPYKWSKLSLPYMSFGYEVLVTTLQMAQAYAAVANGGTLMKPYVVNRITDPTGNIVFQNEPVAIRRVVTPEVAQTLSGLFVDVVEHGTGTPTKMNDLLIAGKTGTAQQLVDGKYSKTYYHASFAGYFPEPNPVIVGYIMIDSPMNGYTGGTVAAPIFKKIAERIYGILQKRTTTLSNSDLRFVSNGTPGIPQPPEVKSKPQQYVDQGNLLSVPDVTFLDVKSASAILRNLGFDVGGGDSEDLVVKSQKPSGGTMVPKGTLVELSAIDARKISRMPDFKGESVRKATSFLLSAGIPFQVVGSGRIVGQSPRAGEQVSKKTVVIISCENKTQSVSELYR; encoded by the coding sequence GTGGCAATTGTTGTGAGACTCGGTTTCGTTCAGGGGGTAAGAGGCTTTTTCTATCAGCGAGTCGCCCTCAGACAGTATGAAAGCCGTGTACCCCTTCACGCTAACCGGGGACTTATATATGATCGGAATGGGAGTCTCATCGTTTCAAACAACTATGGATACTCATTTGCAGCTGACCCCCAATTATTGGACGCTTCAGCAAAAAAAGAAGTCGCCCAGAAATTCTCGGCTGTATTCGGTAAACCGGCCTCGTATTTCGAGGACAAGCTGAATTCAAAATCGCATTTCGTGTGGCTCGCGCGAAATGTTGACTCCGATCAGTCCGCATCACTGGCTCAATTGAAGGTTTATGGATTGATACGCCTTCAGGAACAGCAGAGGTTATATCCGTATGGTTCCGTTGCAGGCCAGGTTCTGGGTTTCACAAATGTTGACGGGAAAGGTGCAAGTGGGATAGAACTGGAGTTTGATTCGCTGCTCGCGGGAAGGGACGGGTACGAAATAATGCAGCGCGACGGAATTGGAAGACGCATGCCGTCCGTCGATTATCCGAAGGTCGACCCGGTTCCGGGCTGCAGCGTTCAGCTTACACTCGACATGAACATCCAACAGATAGTCGATGAAGAACTCGCCGCGGGAGTCCAGAAGACGAAAGCTGAGTCAGGGACGGCGGTATTCATGGACCCCTCGACGGGTGAAGTGCTCACAATCGCAAACTATCCCTCATTCAACCCATCCGACTATCAGAAATATCAACTGGCGGATGCCAGAGACAGGTCGATCACCGATGTGTTCGAGCCCGGTTCGACTTTTAAGGTTGTAACAGCATCTGCAGCTCTCGAAGAAGGTCTTGAGAAGCCGGGCGACATGATATTCGCGGAGAACGGCAGATACACTCTGTACGGCAGAGTAATTGAAGACTTCGAAAGCGCCGGCTGGATTACATTCAGGCAGGCAGTCGAGATTTCCAGCAATATTGCTTTTTCGAAAGTCGGACGAAAAATACCACCCGACAAATTCTACAGGTACGCAAGAGACTACGGGTTCGGCGTCCCGACCGGTGTAGAATTGCCCGGTGAAGTTCCTGGCGATCTCGAGAAGCCGTACAAATGGTCAAAACTGTCGCTTCCGTACATGTCGTTCGGCTACGAGGTCCTCGTGACAACCTTGCAGATGGCTCAGGCGTACGCAGCCGTCGCTAACGGCGGAACACTCATGAAGCCGTATGTGGTAAACAGGATAACCGACCCAACCGGCAATATCGTTTTCCAAAATGAGCCCGTGGCGATTAGGAGAGTAGTGACACCGGAGGTTGCACAGACTTTAAGCGGCCTGTTTGTAGACGTGGTTGAACACGGAACAGGTACACCTACGAAAATGAACGACCTTCTCATCGCAGGAAAAACTGGCACCGCGCAACAACTCGTTGATGGGAAATACTCGAAGACGTATTATCACGCGTCATTTGCCGGCTATTTCCCTGAACCTAATCCTGTTATCGTCGGGTATATAATGATTGACTCGCCCATGAACGGGTACACTGGTGGTACAGTGGCTGCGCCGATATTCAAGAAAATCGCAGAACGAATTTACGGCATACTGCAAAAAAGGACCACGACGCTCTCCAATTCCGACTTGAGATTCGTTTCAAACGGGACACCCGGCATCCCCCAGCCTCCGGAAGTGAAATCAAAGCCGCAGCAGTACGTTGATCAAGGAAATCTTCTTAGCGTTCCCGACGTGACATTTCTCGATGTGAAATCCGCAAGTGCCATCCTCAGGAATCTCGGGTTCGACGTTGGCGGTGGAGATAGCGAAGACCTGGTAGTCAAATCGCAGAAACCGTCCGGAGGTACGATGGTCCCCAAGGGAACGCTAGTCGAACTGTCAGCAATAGACGCGCGGAAAATTTCAAGGATGCCGGACTTCAAAGGAGAGAGCGTGAGAAAGGCGACGAGCTTTCTCCTGTCAGCAGGGATCCCATTTCAGGTCGTCGGAAGCGGAAGAATTGTCGGACAGTCTCCGCGAGCCGGCGAACAGGTCAGCAAGAAAACAGTCGTGATAATTAGTTGCGAGAATAAAACGCAGAGCGTTTCAGAGTTGTACAGATGA